ATGCCCCGTCGCGCAGTTTCTTGGCCACCGAGAGGACGCTGTCCTTCGCTCCATACGTCAGCGTTGCGTCCAAAGCCGGGTGATGCGTCCACAAGTCGGCGAGTTTCTCGTGCGTGAGGAGGGTGATGCGCGAGTCGGGCAGCGCCTCGCGGAGTCGCAGCAGGGCCGGTGTGGTCATCACGGCGTCGCCAAGCCAGTTGACGCCGCGTACGAGCAACCTGCGCGGATGGTCAGCGGGGTTTGTGCCGGGCGGTGACACGTCGTTGTTGGTGGAGTGCGAAACTACTGCCCGTCGCGGTCGCCACGGGTTTGCGGTGCGGATCGAGCCTCGCGCCATTTGCCGGGCTTCCAGCGGTTGTGAACCCAGAACCAGTTCGCCGGATCGCGCCGGATGGCCGCCTCGAACGCGCGGTTGACATCCGTGGTGATGGCTTCAATCGGGCGCGGGTGGCCATTGTCGTGTGTCGCAATCTCGTCGCCGTATTCCACGCGCCATCGACCGGGCGCGACGCGAAAGCAGATGGACGGGTATAACGGGCACCGGTAGCGCAGCGCGAAGATCGCGGGCGCGGAACTGGTCGAGCAATCGTGTCCGAACAGGGGAAGCCGCAAACCGCGATCGCCCGCGTGCTGGTCGGCCAGCAGGCCGAGCACGGCGCGGCCGCTGTGCATCGCGGCCTTGAGTTCCGCGGCTTCGGTGCGGCGCTCAAGAAAGCGCGCGCCGGAGCGGGAGCGCAACTGGTGGAGCAGGCGGTTGAGTCCCGGCTGGCGCAGGCTCCGGTAAGTCGTGATGATCCGGTGATCGGGATACGCGGCGTTGGTCCGGGCATACATCTCGAAATTCCCGAAGTGACCGACGGCGAACACGGCGTTGCGCGGCGTGCCATCCGGATGCGTGAGCCTCAGTTTCTCGACACCCGACAGGTCGAGCACGCGGCCGGCCTCCTCCGTGGACATCGAGGCGGTCTTGATGGCGCACGCGTAGCTTTCGCCGATGCGGCGGAAGTTCTCCCGGGCGATCGCCTCGATTTGCTCGGGTTCCCTCTCCGCGCCGAGGCACATCGCGAGGTTTCGCAGCGCGACCTCGCGATGGCGGGCATCGAGGGCGAACGCAACCGCGCCGCCCGCGCGGCCGAGCTTCACGACCCACGGGAGCGGCAGCGCCTGGACCACCGCAACCAACGCGCGCGCCAGCCAGTAGAGCAGGGCATCCATCGCTATTTGAAGCAAATCTGCCGCACGCAATCCTGGAAGTCCTTCGCGCCGGTCAGGATCTTGATCTCCACGCGCATGAAGAACACGGGCAGGTCGCGGCGGTCGAGCTTGGGGAAGCGCACCGCGTCCTTTTGCGTCGTGATGATGATCTCGGCCTGACGCTTCTTCGCCCGGTTGATGACGTTCAAGATTTCCTGCTGCGAATAGCGGTGGTGGTCGGCGAAACGCTTCTCGTAGACGAGTTCCGCGCCGAGCTTGCGAAGACTTTGCTCGAAACTCTCCGGTTGTGCGATGCCGCTGAGGGCCGCGACTTTCCTGCCCTTGAGAAACTCGAGCCCCTCGCGGTCCCCCGTGAAGACATCCTCAAAGTAAAGCGGATGGTGAATGCACTCGATGACACCGGCTGACGGGTTGTGCTTCGCGATCCGCGCCCGCAACAACGCGGTGTTGCCGTCGCTCTTCGTGAGAAAAATCGTGTTAGCCCGGACGAGATGCGCGTGGGGTTCGCGCAAGGTGCCGCGGGGAAGGAGGAACTCATTGCCGAACGGCTGCTGGCAATCCACCAGCACGATGTCCCGGCGCCTGCCCCGCAGCTTCCAGTATTGGAACCCATCGTCGAGCAGCAGCGTGTCACAGCCAAACTTCTCGATGGCGTAGCGCCCGGACTTCACACGGTCCTTGTCCACAAGCACGACGACGTCCTTGAGGTTGCTCGCGAGCATGAAGGGTTCGTCACCGGCGGTTTCAGAATCCAAGAGCAGTGAGTGACCATCGGACACGACGCGCGGGGGCGTGGTTTCTTCGCGGAGAAGCATCTTGTTCAGCAGGCGCTGGCCCAAGGGCGGCGGCTTGGAGCGGTAGCCGCGTGAGAGGATCGCGACTTTGCGGCCCGCGTCCTGAAGCTCGCGCGCGAATTTCTCCACGACGGGCGTCTTGCCCGTGCCGCCGACGGTGAGATTCCCGACGGCGATGACCTGCACACCGAGCGTCGAATCGCGGATGATTCGAAGGTCGTAAAGCAGAAGGCGCGACTTCACGCCGAGGCGAAAGAGATGGGAAAGCGCAAAGAGCAGTTGACGGATGAAGACCGTTCCCTTGCCGGGTTGGGTCTCGAACATGACTTGAAGAACCTTGGTTTCAAGGCTCTCCGTCCACTCGCGTAGCATCTCGCGCATGTGGGGCGAGTGTGGCAGCGGTCGCGCGGAGCGGCAAGGCGCGAGCCAGCGGGTCGCTCATTCGCCCATGACCTTCACGAGCACGCGCTTGCGGCGGCGGCCGTCGAACTCGCCGTAGAAGATCTGTTCCCACGGGCCGAGGTCGAGCTTGCCCTTCGTGACGGCAACGACAACCTCGCGTCCCATCACCTGCCGCTTCAAGTGCGCGTCCGCGTTATCTTCGCCGGTGCGGTTGTGGTGATACTGCGCCGTCGGCGCGTGCGGCGCGAGCTTCTCGAGCCAGACTTCGTAGTCGTGATGCAGGCCCGGTTCATCGTCGTTGATGAAGACGCTTGCCGTGATGTGCATCGCGTTGACGAGGCAGAGCCCCTCCTGCACGCCGCTGCGCTGGACGAGCCGCTCCACCGTCGGCGTGATGTTGATGAAGCCGCGCCGCCCAGGAACCTCGAACCACAGGTGCTCGGTGAGGGATTTCATGCGCCGGAGCGTAGCGCGGCCTCACAGCGCGAGCAGCAGTTTCTTGATTTCGTTCAGCCGCGCCTTCGGCTCCTTCGCCGTGAGGCGTGGGAACCTGCCGCCGAATTGTAGATAGTCGCCGTGGCGCGTGAGCTTGAGCTTGTCGTCTTCAACCTCGATCACGGTCACGCCGCGGGCGCCGGCGAGAATCTTGAGTTCTGTGGCGAGGAACAGCAGTTCCAC
This is a stretch of genomic DNA from Verrucomicrobiota bacterium. It encodes these proteins:
- a CDS encoding YjbQ family protein is translated as MKSLTEHLWFEVPGRRGFINITPTVERLVQRSGVQEGLCLVNAMHITASVFINDDEPGLHHDYEVWLEKLAPHAPTAQYHHNRTGEDNADAHLKRQVMGREVVVAVTKGKLDLGPWEQIFYGEFDGRRRKRVLVKVMGE
- the lpxK gene encoding tetraacyldisaccharide 4'-kinase is translated as MREMLREWTESLETKVLQVMFETQPGKGTVFIRQLLFALSHLFRLGVKSRLLLYDLRIIRDSTLGVQVIAVGNLTVGGTGKTPVVEKFARELQDAGRKVAILSRGYRSKPPPLGQRLLNKMLLREETTPPRVVSDGHSLLLDSETAGDEPFMLASNLKDVVVLVDKDRVKSGRYAIEKFGCDTLLLDDGFQYWKLRGRRRDIVLVDCQQPFGNEFLLPRGTLREPHAHLVRANTIFLTKSDGNTALLRARIAKHNPSAGVIECIHHPLYFEDVFTGDREGLEFLKGRKVAALSGIAQPESFEQSLRKLGAELVYEKRFADHHRYSQQEILNVINRAKKRQAEIIITTQKDAVRFPKLDRRDLPVFFMRVEIKILTGAKDFQDCVRQICFK